A stretch of the Fusobacterium varium genome encodes the following:
- a CDS encoding putative signal transduction histidine kinase — MKKIFYKIFFAFIVISYLPLIVIYYFNFLYMDKYIVQNTKEQLIKVSEDISIKDIPLDKIIDSKKNKDIKIAYINFQKSEKESELFNYFNKTEIKANLEKIHTGDYTIRLTSMTDFLNYFLLIKKISDTEFLVIISPTIVPNVVTKMMSSFYLDLSAFIVPILFVLAYIFSKYFSDPIVTLEKISSKISKLDFSSNIDFKYNNELETLGNNLKGMSEKLKNNIDELNNLNSQMKIELKEKEKLINFEKDFMRSIGHELKTPIAIINGYIEALQDDIVSAEEKSNVYSIIYNEGIFLDKLIKNLNTYLKYEFSFSDESYEEFQLKKLLDEKLNKYNLDFIKKNIELAINIDESEIFSDKYRISIILNNLFTNAITYVDDRKKIEIEFKNKILKISNSSAFIPEEKFKNIFRPFYKLDSSRNRKYGGAGLGLSIVKNILTSLNLEHSLIFDKEKNYVIFTIKFN; from the coding sequence ATGAAAAAAATTTTTTATAAAATATTTTTTGCTTTTATTGTGATTTCTTACCTTCCACTGATAGTGATATATTATTTTAATTTTTTATACATGGATAAATATATCGTTCAAAATACTAAAGAACAATTAATAAAAGTATCTGAAGATATTTCAATTAAGGATATTCCTTTGGATAAAATAATAGACAGCAAAAAGAATAAAGATATAAAAATTGCATATATAAATTTTCAAAAATCTGAAAAGGAAAGTGAACTTTTTAACTATTTTAATAAAACTGAAATTAAAGCTAATTTAGAGAAAATCCATACTGGAGATTATACAATAAGGTTGACAAGTATGACAGATTTTCTTAACTATTTTCTTCTTATAAAGAAAATATCAGATACAGAATTTTTAGTGATTATATCACCAACAATAGTACCAAATGTTGTAACCAAAATGATGTCATCATTTTATTTAGATTTATCAGCTTTTATAGTACCAATACTTTTTGTTTTAGCATATATTTTCTCAAAATATTTTTCTGATCCAATTGTGACTTTAGAAAAAATATCATCTAAAATATCAAAATTAGATTTTTCATCAAATATAGATTTTAAATATAATAATGAATTAGAAACTCTTGGAAATAATTTGAAAGGTATGTCTGAAAAATTAAAAAATAATATAGATGAATTAAATAATTTAAATTCACAAATGAAAATAGAATTGAAAGAAAAAGAGAAATTAATAAATTTTGAAAAAGATTTTATGCGTTCAATAGGGCATGAACTAAAAACACCTATTGCCATAATTAATGGATATATAGAAGCCCTTCAAGACGATATTGTATCAGCCGAAGAAAAAAGCAATGTATATTCTATTATATATAATGAAGGGATATTTCTTGATAAACTTATTAAGAATTTAAATACATACTTAAAGTATGAATTCAGTTTTTCAGATGAAAGTTATGAAGAGTTTCAATTAAAAAAATTATTAGATGAAAAACTAAATAAATATAATCTTGATTTTATTAAAAAAAATATAGAATTGGCAATAAATATAGATGAAAGCGAAATTTTTAGTGATAAATATCGCATATCTATAATTTTAAACAATCTTTTTACTAATGCAATTACTTATGTGGATGACAGAAAAAAGATTGAGATAGAATTTAAAAATAAAATTTTAAAAATATCAAATAGTTCGGCATTTATACCAGAAGAAAAATTTAAAAATATATTCAGGCCATTTTACAAACTTGATTCCTCTAGAAACAGAAAATATGGCGGAGCAGGGTTAGGACTTTCAATAGTAAAAAATATATTAACAAGTTTAAATCTAGAGCATAGCCTTATTTTTGATAAAGAAAAAAATTATGTTATATTTACAATAAAATTTAATTAA
- a CDS encoding putative DNA-binding response regulator, producing MKKILIVEDEMEIRNILKLYLLKEGYDVTEAEDGEVAIKLFYEKPFDLVILDIMLPKKDGWSVLREIKKYSSVPVMILSARDDDEDELFGFEIGTDEYITKPFNNKILLARIKTLIKNTSNNTDHIIELGKIAINDTSHTVTVEGEEIILAPKEYELLIYLIKNHKIALSRDKMLTEVWGYDFPGSDRTIDTHIKNLRKKLGDECIKTVRGIGYKFEIKN from the coding sequence ATGAAAAAAATTTTAATAGTAGAAGATGAAATGGAGATAAGAAATATTTTGAAATTATATCTTCTAAAGGAAGGTTACGATGTGACAGAGGCTGAAGATGGAGAAGTGGCAATAAAACTTTTTTATGAAAAGCCGTTTGATTTAGTAATACTTGATATAATGTTACCTAAAAAAGATGGATGGAGTGTTTTAAGAGAAATAAAAAAATACAGCTCAGTTCCTGTTATGATATTATCTGCAAGAGATGATGATGAAGATGAATTGTTTGGTTTTGAAATAGGAACAGATGAATATATTACAAAACCTTTTAATAATAAAATACTTTTAGCAAGAATAAAAACTCTTATAAAAAATACAAGTAATAACACAGATCACATTATTGAATTAGGGAAAATAGCTATTAATGATACATCTCATACAGTAACAGTAGAAGGAGAAGAAATTATTTTAGCACCTAAAGAATATGAACTTTTAATATACCTTATAAAAAATCATAAAATTGCTCTCAGCAGAGATAAAATGCTTACAGAGGTATGGGGATATGATTTTCCTGGAAGTGATAGAACAATAGATACACATATAAAGAATTTAAGAAAAAAACTGGGAGATGAATGTATAAAAACTGTTAGAGGGATAGGTTATAAATTTGAGATAAAAAATTAG
- a CDS encoding putative membrane protein, whose protein sequence is MKKSLLLVGAFLTVAAMAQAKEVVPAPVVVTEAPVQIVEKEVIVYRDRAPVGFRPNGYVDLQYRWYGETENQTSAENDWAGATKYGRTQLMGKINMTENQSFEYRIRNYGNDSSDRLGKSGTDTRLRYFYNHGNVGDSNVNFTSRIHYRDREDTDKHQELEYQARFNFAEYMFNNDFIKTTNFVVAPKYRYQWNADAANQGDNYDNQVGADLYTYFELPWGFSFEFNMYNTQHFYGRDQVFDRGNKIKDKNFTIDVEAYIYNTTNLYTNGDVTVDFNFEGGYDDYSWSQYKKYGALDQKQDYELYALPYVQVNYQATPSFKVYAAAGAEYRNWAITAKSDAKDWRWQPTVFAGFRASF, encoded by the coding sequence ATGAAAAAATCTTTATTATTAGTTGGTGCATTTTTAACAGTTGCAGCAATGGCACAAGCTAAAGAAGTTGTACCTGCTCCAGTTGTAGTAACAGAAGCACCAGTACAAATCGTTGAAAAAGAAGTTATTGTCTACAGAGACAGAGCACCAGTAGGATTCAGACCAAATGGATATGTAGATTTACAATACAGATGGTATGGAGAAACTGAAAACCAAACTTCTGCTGAAAATGACTGGGCAGGAGCTACAAAATATGGAAGAACTCAGTTAATGGGAAAAATCAACATGACTGAAAATCAATCTTTCGAATACAGAATCAGAAATTATGGAAATGATTCTTCTGACAGACTTGGAAAATCAGGTACTGACACAAGATTAAGATATTTCTATAATCATGGAAATGTAGGAGATTCTAATGTTAACTTTACATCAAGAATCCACTATAGAGACAGAGAAGATACAGATAAGCATCAAGAATTAGAATATCAAGCAAGATTTAATTTTGCTGAGTATATGTTCAACAATGATTTTATAAAAACTACTAATTTCGTTGTTGCACCAAAATACAGATATCAATGGAATGCAGATGCTGCTAATCAAGGAGATAATTATGATAATCAAGTAGGAGCAGATTTATATACTTACTTCGAATTACCATGGGGATTCTCTTTTGAGTTCAATATGTACAATACTCAACACTTCTATGGAAGAGATCAAGTATTTGACAGAGGAAACAAAATAAAAGATAAAAACTTTACAATTGATGTAGAGGCTTATATCTACAATACAACTAATCTATACACTAATGGAGATGTAACAGTTGATTTCAACTTCGAAGGTGGATATGATGATTATAGCTGGTCTCAATACAAAAAATATGGTGCATTAGATCAAAAACAAGATTATGAATTATATGCATTACCATATGTTCAAGTAAATTATCAAGCAACTCCAAGCTTTAAAGTATATGCAGCAGCTGGAGCAGAATATAGAAACTGGGCAATCACTGCTAAAAGCGATGCTAAAGACTGGAGATGGCAGCCAACTGTATTTGCAGGATTTAGAGCTTCATTCTAG
- a CDS encoding putative membrane protein, with amino-acid sequence MKKSLLLVGAFLTVAAMAQAKEIVPAPVVVEEAPVQVVEKEVIVYRDREPQGFRPNGYVDLQYRYYGEAEELNYKNNGVNNNYGRTQLMGKINMTENQALEYRIRSYNDWNSSSNEKQKGEDGTQTRLRYFYNHGNLGDSNVNLTSRIEYRKEAENDAQSLEYQARFNFADYLFNNDFVKTTEFTIAPKYKYYWASNSDDYQNRLGIDLFTMHQFPFGFSFEFNLYGDQYFYGQRQYTNDHSTVKNNTGLTMEAYLYNTTNLYTNDKVDIDFYFEGGYDPYNWNSEKVLRTAINEKGDLKDPANYTYNDNTYELYAYPQIITTYKVSPNFNVYASLGAEYRNWANINQKSAKDWRWQPTAVVGFKTTF; translated from the coding sequence ATGAAAAAATCTTTATTATTAGTTGGTGCATTTTTAACAGTTGCAGCAATGGCACAGGCAAAAGAAATAGTTCCTGCACCAGTAGTTGTAGAAGAAGCACCAGTACAAGTTGTAGAAAAAGAAGTTATTGTCTACAGAGACAGAGAACCACAAGGATTCAGACCAAATGGATATGTTGATTTACAATATAGATATTATGGAGAAGCTGAAGAACTTAATTACAAGAATAATGGTGTAAATAACAATTATGGAAGAACACAGTTAATGGGAAAAATTAATATGACTGAGAACCAAGCTTTAGAATATAGAATCAGATCATATAATGACTGGAACTCTTCTTCTAACGAAAAACAAAAAGGAGAAGATGGAACTCAAACAAGATTAAGATATTTCTATAACCATGGAAATTTGGGAGATTCTAATGTAAATTTAACATCTAGAATAGAATACAGAAAAGAAGCTGAAAATGATGCGCAATCATTAGAATATCAAGCAAGGTTCAATTTTGCAGATTATTTATTTAATAATGATTTTGTAAAAACTACAGAATTTACAATCGCTCCTAAATATAAATATTACTGGGCATCTAACAGTGATGATTATCAAAATAGATTAGGAATAGATTTATTTACAATGCATCAATTTCCATTTGGATTTTCATTTGAATTTAATTTGTATGGAGACCAGTATTTCTATGGGCAACGTCAATATACTAATGACCATAGTACAGTAAAAAATAATACTGGATTAACAATGGAAGCTTATTTATACAATACAACTAATTTATATACAAATGATAAAGTCGATATAGATTTCTACTTTGAAGGTGGATATGATCCATATAACTGGAATTCAGAGAAAGTATTAAGAACAGCTATAAATGAAAAAGGAGATTTAAAAGATCCTGCTAATTATACTTACAATGATAACACTTATGAATTATATGCTTATCCACAAATTATAACAACATATAAAGTTAGTCCTAACTTTAATGTATACGCTTCTTTAGGAGCTGAATATAGAAACTGGGCAAATATAAATCAAAAAAGTGCTAAAGACTGGAGATGGCAACCAACAGCTGTTGTAGGATTTAAGACTACTTTTTAA
- the hdc gene encoding histidine decarboxylase — protein MEKETKVRAPRIDKTAISPYENYCDGYGAPGAQGNGYISVLKVSVGTVEKTDDFLLDGIVSYDRAEINDAYVGQINMLTASSFCGIAGQVWGHDLAAHDDVAAKKIQPVLEAVQFDGSKLPVYDAKPLLEAGMELFGVEKERRFTLVPGAHTICANKGVTAYRPKEDRPLKEGEAYGVWCFIALSLSADRDNCADLFIEDAGLWTKNDNAEELKEFLEEHRKSVAWSVVSCGQDSDVLFERTYVGFAYTIMKPGEIGTSLTCAPYVSLARNAVPTNGFNSLNEMTLTEWLKDMKFDSLAEKRKNSCCNK, from the coding sequence ATGGAAAAAGAAACTAAAGTACGTGCACCAAGAATTGATAAGACTGCAATAAGTCCTTATGAAAATTATTGTGATGGATATGGAGCTCCTGGAGCTCAAGGAAATGGATATATTTCTGTATTAAAAGTATCTGTAGGAACTGTAGAAAAGACTGATGACTTTTTATTAGATGGTATAGTATCTTATGACAGAGCTGAAATAAATGATGCCTATGTAGGACAAATAAATATGCTTACTGCCTCATCTTTCTGTGGAATAGCAGGACAAGTATGGGGGCATGATTTAGCAGCTCATGATGATGTTGCAGCTAAAAAAATTCAACCAGTTTTAGAAGCTGTACAATTTGATGGATCTAAATTGCCTGTATATGATGCAAAACCATTATTAGAAGCAGGAATGGAACTTTTTGGTGTTGAAAAAGAAAGAAGATTTACACTTGTTCCAGGAGCACATACTATCTGTGCAAATAAAGGAGTTACTGCATACAGACCTAAAGAAGACAGACCATTAAAAGAAGGAGAAGCTTATGGAGTATGGTGTTTCATAGCTTTATCACTTTCTGCTGACAGAGATAACTGTGCAGATTTATTTATAGAAGATGCTGGATTATGGACTAAAAATGACAATGCAGAAGAATTAAAAGAATTTTTGGAAGAACACAGAAAATCAGTTGCCTGGTCAGTAGTAAGCTGTGGACAAGATTCAGATGTATTATTTGAAAGAACTTATGTAGGATTTGCTTATACTATAATGAAACCGGGAGAAATTGGAACATCTTTAACATGTGCTCCATATGTAAGCCTTGCAAGAAATGCTGTACCAACAAATGGATTTAATTCTTTGAATGAAATGACATTGACAGAATGGCTAAAAGATATGAAATTTGATTCACTTGCAGAAAAAAGAAAAAACTCTTGTTGTAATAAATAA
- a CDS encoding arginine:agmatine antiporter yields MSTENSSTSNTTNTKKLGVIALAGLVISAMIGGGVYNLPQNMAQSASAGAVGVAWIITGIGMYFLTNTFRVLSTVVPDAKSGIYSYARLGFGKFVGFLMAWGYWLSAIFANVGYAILLMDSLNYFFPPHFKGGNNLPSVIGGSILIWLMYFMIMAGVRQATSINTIGTIAKLVPIAVFILVTLFVFKISMFHTNFWGDETIKSLHDVDLGNLGGQIKSTMLVTLWSFIGIEGAVVISDRAESQAAVSKATLIGFLLCWLSYVAISMLPFGTLSQGELSVLAPPSSASILADIVGKWGSWFMNAGVIIALLSSWLVWTMLLAELPYACAKDGTFPKIFAKVNKNGTPSFSLLVSSIGMQITMIFVYFASNAWNVMLSITGVMILPAYIASTLYLWKMCAKGQFPKGTNIKEKTALITGVLGSIYGAWLIYAAGLKYLVMASILFAIGILVFDKARKENKAPNESSFTNVEKILAIGLTIIAIIALFLLITKRVSL; encoded by the coding sequence ATGAGTACTGAAAATAGTAGTACATCAAATACTACTAATACTAAAAAACTAGGTGTTATTGCACTTGCAGGTCTTGTTATTAGTGCTATGATTGGAGGAGGTGTTTATAATCTTCCGCAAAATATGGCACAATCAGCATCAGCGGGGGCTGTTGGGGTTGCTTGGATAATAACAGGTATAGGAATGTATTTTTTAACTAATACTTTTAGAGTACTATCAACAGTTGTTCCAGATGCTAAGTCTGGGATATATAGTTATGCAAGATTGGGATTTGGTAAATTTGTAGGATTTTTGATGGCATGGGGATATTGGCTTTCAGCTATATTTGCCAATGTAGGTTATGCAATTTTACTTATGGATTCTTTAAATTATTTCTTTCCACCACATTTTAAAGGAGGAAATAATCTTCCATCAGTAATTGGAGGTTCTATTTTAATATGGTTAATGTATTTTATGATAATGGCGGGTGTACGTCAGGCAACTAGTATTAATACTATTGGAACAATAGCAAAATTAGTTCCTATTGCAGTCTTTATTTTAGTAACTTTATTTGTATTTAAAATCTCTATGTTCCATACTAATTTCTGGGGAGATGAAACAATAAAATCTCTTCATGATGTAGATTTAGGAAATTTAGGAGGACAAATAAAAAGTACAATGCTTGTAACATTATGGTCTTTTATTGGGATAGAAGGAGCAGTTGTTATTTCAGACAGAGCTGAAAGTCAAGCAGCAGTAAGTAAAGCTACATTAATAGGATTTTTATTATGCTGGTTATCATATGTAGCTATTTCAATGCTTCCATTTGGAACTTTATCTCAAGGTGAATTATCAGTATTGGCACCACCATCTTCTGCCTCTATACTTGCAGATATAGTTGGAAAATGGGGTAGCTGGTTTATGAATGCAGGAGTAATAATTGCATTATTAAGTTCATGGCTTGTTTGGACAATGCTTTTAGCTGAACTTCCATATGCTTGTGCTAAAGATGGAACTTTTCCTAAAATTTTTGCTAAAGTAAATAAAAATGGAACTCCATCTTTCTCACTTTTAGTATCAAGTATAGGTATGCAAATAACTATGATATTTGTATATTTTGCTAGTAATGCATGGAATGTAATGTTAAGTATTACAGGGGTTATGATACTTCCTGCATATATAGCTTCAACTCTTTATTTATGGAAAATGTGTGCAAAAGGGCAATTTCCTAAAGGTACAAATATAAAAGAAAAAACTGCACTTATTACTGGAGTTTTGGGAAGTATTTATGGAGCATGGCTTATTTATGCTGCTGGATTAAAATATTTAGTAATGGCTAGTATTCTATTTGCCATTGGAATATTAGTTTTTGATAAAGCTCGTAAAGAAAATAAAGCACCAAATGAAAGTAGTTTTACTAATGTAGAAAAAATATTGGCAATAGGGTTGACAATAATAGCAATAATAGCTTTATTCCTATTAATTACTAAAAGAGTCAGTCTTTAG